agttgtccAAAActataaaatgatgaaaaagctCCTTCctcccacagaaaacgctgCCCCTGAAACACCTCgccagtagtcccgcctttaattcagtgactttgtgacatcacactatgtcaccatgtcacatatttcGCATAATTTCTGCCTAGCgactagtttggcacataaaaCTTAATCTAGCacaactgctctgttgttgttgttgttagaggtgctgggtcaggcatgtgtgagctgaccaatcggagcagactgggtattcgggaggggggccttttaaagagacaggagcttaaaaaaaaagtgtttcagacagaggggaaatacagcgctgcagcagtggactatatgagaaaaatgatgtgttttttgagcactaaagcatgtaaacatattctagtagtaaaCCAAGATTTTTCTTTGAGAATTTTTAAAACCATTATCAGAATAGTAGGCAATTAATTTCATCATGacgactaatcgattaattgaatATAAGCAGACGTTAAGATTCTTTAAAAAGACTCGACAACGGAAGGCTCAGACATTTTCGTCTTTGTTCCACTccacatctctttttttttaaatataaatcatgctgatactgatatttttatgtgtgtgtgctgtgtagcTGAAACCAGACACACTTATCCACGTCTGGAAAGGAAACCAGCAGCAATACCAGAATGAGATGGCAAATGTTACATCATCAGGGTACCAGACCCTGCTGTCCACTCCCTGGTACCTGAACCGTATCTCCTACGGCCAGGACTGGCGCGGCCATTACAAAGCCGACCCACAGGATTTCGAGGGTTTGTCTGCTTGATATATTTTCATGgcaaggctttttttttttttttcttttcctgcccaTTGCGACATCATTTGGTCATTTGCTTTTTATGCAgcatttcctttttcattatttacatgCTGGTGTTGGAACTTTGCCTCACTCAGGTGATTGTTTTATTGCTCTGTTGTTGACCTGATTCAGATTTTATTAGCTGTATTGACTCTTAAACACAGATATAAATGTCATAAAGATGTTTGTCACTCCTGTGCAAATACGTGTAAGCCTGTTGAATGAACATATGGAAAATAttgtaaatcaaatcaaacattttctgtcattaatcACTCTGGTTCAGGGGAAGTTTTAGATTCCCTGGACGCTGCTTTGGCTGATCTCatcaaatattacattttaaaaacaggaacTGAAGAACAGAAGAAGCTTGTGATTGGTGGAGAAGCCTGTTTGTGGGGAGAGTACGTGGACGCCACCAACCTGACACCCAGACTCTGGTACTGTATGGCTCATGTGATGTCTTCATAAACTCTTTATCAGCACATGAACTTATTGTGAACCTTGACACATCATATGACAGAACACTGACTTATTATCTTGTCTTCGGTCGTCCTCAGGCCTCGTGCCAGCGCTGTGGCAGAGCGGCTGTGGAGCGCCAAAGATGTGACGGACATCAGCGACGCCTTCAACAGACTGTCTATGCACCGCTGTCGTATGGTGGAGTAAGTATCTGAAGCCTCTTTAGTAGCGGGGTAACGATACTCTAAATCCACTGTTCGGTTCGAACCTCAATCTTaggtttttttgggggggttggGAAGATAAACGGAAACCGAGGGgcaagtgaggacatttttttatttaaattgttttcccTCCTGTATTTTTGACTTGAGAACAGGAACTTAGgaagattatcctggcaaacttttttcccaccagttctcaagtcataaataCAGGTGAGAAAACAACTTGGATATCAAGAACACTATGAAGTGTcaacctcatgctgatggaaagtcaagtttaattgtccaaaaaacatttctggagcttcacaacaaagaagtgttgcagcattctcctaaatgaccgaagtggatggggacttgtttcaaaaacaactgaacaaaggcctaaaatggcttcatacagctcatcatcaagtctctggaagctctGAGATCCCAGAtgtatttgaaaagacgttagTTACACACGCAGTTGAGCTCCTGCATCCACTTTtttagaaaatgactgaattttcatttttggttgaatcGCAGGCAGTCTACATATGAAGTGCAGTTTCAGAGTTGGCTTTTCTTTGCATCAGTCTCCAACTACTTCATCATCTAACAAACATACTCCGACTATCTTCCTCCTATCTAAGGCGTGGAATCCCAGCTGAGCCGCTGTTCTCCAGCTACTGTCCCCGAGAGTACAGAGGGATCTGAAAACACTGAGGCTGGACGTGGGAGCAAGAAAGGGAAACAAATCCATACAACAGCAACTACGCCACGCTTTTAAACTGCTAATTCAATTGCTAAACTTGCCTTTATAGAGGTGTCACTGCAGCGACCTTCCTTTTTAAATCTACAGAACTCTTGATCACATTTTATGTCATCCACATCTTGAGATTGATTAATGCACACCTTGTTTTTCTATGAATGTTTGTATATTGATtgtgaataaaatgtttacattttagttGCTGGTCGTGtttttcatcttaaaaaaaaacaaaacaagggtATAAATACTGCAAATTTATTTTGCATCCACTTGAGAACATCGtacaatatttccatttttcttctgCAGTAGGTGttcatatataaatattatatattcagGCTACTTGTCAGTAGTCAAGTCTTTAATGTGAGTCCTGGTAAAGTCCCAGAAGGCTGTTTGTCCCATTTCTGCACAGGGTTGAGATCAGAGCAGACCAGACAGTCTTTTAAGGAGGATGTTCTGGTCCTGAGGGTTCATGGCGTCATAGGCGTCCAGCTCCAGGGAGAAGGTGGCGTTGCCAGATGTCAGCGTTCGGAGGATGGTGGAATAGCCCTTTTAACAGAAATGGgtttgaataataaataactgaGGGTGACCCTAAAAGCTACTGCAGATGCACAGACATATCGATGAACATAAGCAGATATTCGCCTTGTAATGAAAAATGGTCATTGTGTAGGTGGTTGTATTGCAGGCAGAAAAGCCTTTCAAgcagttacttttcaaaacGATTATGAAAAAGAAGGTTGTTTCATcaatttgaattattttactCCCAACAGCTAGTGTAATGAAGGGCttaatgatttatttgattCCCTAGCACATAAAGGGGGAATATCTTGGAACATCTCTTTgccaaattgttattttaaacatccGTATCTGCCCAGAATTTCCCAATCAGTGCATCCCTGAAAGCTACAGacaaaatgtttgaattgtgtgtCCACTCACCCTCATCTCAGCCAGGGGCACATTTGCAAGCAGCACCTTGTTGTCATGACGACTCTGGATATCTTGGATGGTCCCTCGCCTTTGAGCCAAATCCCCCAGCACGGCGCTAAGGTGCTCCTCCCCGACAGTCACTTCCAGTGACATCAGTGGCTCCAGCACCTGACTTCCTGCTTGCTTCATGGCCTGCGTGCGAAGAACCAGAACTGCTGTTTATCTATCGATAATCCTGATGTTTACGTTTGTGATAAAAGAAGCCGTGATGGTTTTTACCTTAAACATGCAGCGAGACACGCAGGCGGACACCATGGCAGCAGACGTTCCTGGTTCGATGTTGACTCTTTGGATCAGCGTGGACACACCCAGTAAAGGATAACCTAGCAAGGGACCTGAAGGTGGAAGCAGAATAAAATCAGATCCCGGCCGTGCCCACACGACATCCGGCaagtgtcttttgttttgttttgctacaGCAACCCCTAGTGGcagtatttatatattgtgtgtttaaggCTAAATTCAAGTATAAATCTAGGAACATTTTACAAATGAGGCCCCAGGATGGCTTTGCAAGAAAATAAACTAGTTTCAGTTCAGTGATACCTTGAAGATACGAGCTGTGTACTCCGTTCTCCACCGCCTCTTTCAGTTCTGGTGACAGCTGCCCCTCCAGTTCCTCTGTGAGATCTACTTCACATGAACCACTTGAAGACAGGATGTCCACAGGTCTGACGgtcagctccactgtcacaaCATGTCGTCTCTCTCCAACAGTACGGTCCAGCGTATCTACATTATAAGATAAACAAAAAATTGGGACGAGTAGAGTGTGTCGTTGGGAGGAATTGTTTCTCCCccacaaagattaaaaaatgtgtttttttgtaccTGTCGTAGAGACCTCATGGAGAATAGTCTCCCTGTAGGCCACCTGTAGTGGTCCAAGGTGAGTCTCAATGCCATACTCTCTTCTGATTCGATCGTGGATGATCTCTATGTGCAGCTCTCCCATCCCACACAAAATGGTCTGAGGATGGAGGGTGATAAGACAGTTAGTTGACTCATTGTGGCAGATGCTCTGACTAAGGAGGTCCTTGCTAATCCCATGATGGTATTACCTGGCCAGAATCAGGGTCAACCCTGACTTTAAGACTGGGGTCTTCTCTCTGGAGGCAGTTGAGTGCGTTCTCAAGATCTACCAGGAAGAAATACAGTGTGTTAGTGACGGCAAGCTTGCTGGAGCATATGCAGCAAAAGAAATATCACAGTCACTGACCAGCCTGTTTGGCCATGGTGGGCGGTTCAATGGTGCAGAAGAAGACTGGATCAGGGACCTCCACCCCTGAGAGGATCACGCTGGCATGCTCACCACGCTTCTTCCCTGCCCCGCCATCATTCTGGGCTCGGCgggctgcggctgctgctgaaGCCTTTGATGAAACGATGGTGTCCCCTGTGACTGTCTTTAATGAGAGTGTTAAACATAAGTGACCTGACTGAGCGTAAAATCTTCCAAATAGAAATTAAGAAATGTGATTTATGAATGTATGATGCAGTACCTGCTTCAGTCCCACAGTCAGAGCGATGTTTCCCGCTGTCATCGAGGGGATTTCAACATGCTGATCAGCGAACGGCACTAGCAGCCTACTCATCCTCTCACTACACACAACGTGACACAAAAAATTAAACTTTTGACATGATTTTGGTAAAAACTGACTGGAGGTTGATCGTGGGTTGCGTAGCTGTAATGGAAACAACGTACATGCTGTTCCTGTTGATGTTGTGGACAGCAGATTGTGGTTTCAGAGTACCAGAGTAAATCCGAAGAAACACCAGAGGACCACGCTGCTTGTCATGGAGAACCTTGAAGGCCAGAGCACACAAGTCGTCCTTGTACCACCGCCTGTAGGATGATTAACAGAGCTTATGGTCATAAATGTACATAGAGACATATTGAGCGTATAATCATGACTcatatgtatgttttattttttgcatcatCGTTAAGCCCTACTTGAGACACATTAAATTCCATTTGACAAGGAAAACTACTCCACAGACCGCAAATCAAGTTGGTACAGATTAGAAGCAGGCAATCACATTTTACAATATTGTAATAAAGTTCTCCAACAGCCTAGAAACGTTTATAGATatcatttgaatattaaaaaacacaagagtgCAAATAAGAAAGACATGTGTAAATCTCCACTCTGCgtttttttgatttgtgtatttttctctgtaataaaatgttcaaacagTAGCTGACATTCTCTGTGGTTAAGATCAATCTCACCAcagtaaagaaataaattaaagagTCTTCTCCTATCACCATCCTCTCAGCCAGGAGTCCTTAATAGCAGTGGATGTTTCAATACTTcttttgtgaaaacaaaaattgCACAAAGAAGAAATTAGgaaataatatgataaaaaacaaacaaactaagaAACAGGACTAGAATGCAAAACCTACGGAAAATACTCCAATCATGCTGGAATTGTCCTTTAACTCACTGCCAGAGCCTGTTCTAAGTTATAGGTTAAAGAAATCACTTACACCAGGTCATGGTGTCGTTCATTGGGGGCAGGCAGGTAGGCGGAGATGGCATCTAAAAGAGGCTGAACACCTTTGTTCTTCAGAGAGCTCCCACAGAGTACGGGGACGCCTTTACGGGCCAGAGTCACCCGTCGCACAGCCTCCTGCAGCTGAGGACACATTAGCACCATTCATTCTGTATTCCCTAATAACAAGGCTGCTTTATAGGCTTCTAATGTGGCACCATGCAACACAACACTTACTCTGATGGAGGGGACGGCATCGAAATTGTCGCTAAaatcagtcagcagcagttcagcaaaCTCATCATCCAGATCAGCGACCTGTGATTGAGAACAGAAATATTAACCAGAGAAAAAGTAACTAATTGTGAGCGCAGCAGTAAATGTTAAGAAGTGTACCTGCTCGATTAAAGCCGTCCGGGCCTCGTTGACCTCCTGCAGGACTTCAGGCTCATCCGACTGGTCAAGAGGTTTGCTTTCAAACATTCGTCCATCATCTCCCAAAGATCCGAGCTTCCAAATCAGCTTCTGGTTGGTTAACAGGTCGACCACACCGGAGAAGCTTTTGCCACTGCCGACAGGAATCTATGAAACAGGAAGATGACACTAAATGACACGGCGACAGATTTACTTTCTTTGTATAGTTTAATTACAATTTTTTAAGTAATGGAACTACATTTTGAGTAATTTGGCTTCGTATTAAAGGAGCAATTCactcaaaaaaagaaatctctcatcatctactcacccccatccTGATAAAAAGTTGGGTGATGCCCACAAAATATTTCGAGAGCTTTGAGAATTGAGActacaccagacgagctgtatggagccattttagttttttcttttttttttccagttgtttttaaatgtaacatttgctgtgaagctccagaaatgccaactttccatcggcatgggagtagataatgactgaattttcatttttgtgcgaactgttcctttaaaaaccCTGTTTGTTGCAACCTGTAATGTACACCACTTATTTGTACACTTATAATAACAGCGTTATCAGTAATTGTGACTTGTATAGCATGTAATTGTTACACGTCATCAAGAGatacacaattttttttctggCCTACCTGCAGCAGGACTGGGTTGGCTTTCAACTTCTGTCTTATGCTCTCAAGGGAAAAACTGaggctgagagaaaaaaaaatgaaagacagtttcagattcatttttaaaaaataataagaaaaaaagaattgtctctggttggactGTTCAGTCACTCACTTTGCTGCAGGCTTATCCATCTTAttcaggaaacaaacacagggAACATGATGCTTCTCGGCTTGTCTCCACACAGTCAAAGTCTGAGCCTGTTTTCAAGGTAAGAGTAAAACCAGTTATATAACACTACacaggacattttaaaatgagaggAGAAGCAGTTTGAAAGCAGCGAACGAACCTCAACACCGGCAGAAGCGTCAAACACGGCGACTGCCCCATCAAGAACACGAAGTGCCCGCTCTACCTCGAGAGTGAAGTCAACATGTCCTGTAATCACACGCAGATAGAGTCATGTTTGCCTGGCTGCTCCTTCTCAGTATTGGAATATAATTTTCTCACAAGGATGTCATGTCTACCTGGGGTGTCTATAAGGTTTATTCTATAACTTTTCCAGTCAAACGTAACGGCTGCCGACTGTATGGTGATGCCACGCTCCCTCTCCTGAGCCATAAAATCTGTGACTGTATCTCCATCGTCCACATCTGAAAGCAACCGAGtcacagaaataaattaaaagacacaggaacaaacAGGTAATAAACAGTAAACTACATCCACATCTTATTTTTGCCATCCTACACACCTCCAAGTGCTCTCGTGTAGCCAGAGTAATAAAGCATcctctctgtggttgttgtctTTCCCGCATCAATGTGAGCCATAATGCCGATGTTTCGGATCCTGCAGATACAGTGTGGGAGTTAACGCAGAGCCTTGAACGCAGCTGAATCTAAAGAGCAAAGACTGCAGAGATGAATAACTTACTTGGATATATCAGGATTGACCACAGCCCGCAATGACTTGACATCATCtgtaacagaaaaaaagcaaaaaagcttTCAGTCATATCATATGATCTTCATGAGCACAAGATCCTTTGTATGTATGATCCGATACATTCTTCAGGTTGTTCTTCTCGCAAGAGCTCAGAAAAATGGGGGGAACTGTGAaaatccatctgctgatgaagatcgTGTGATATGATCGGGAGCTCAACTACTAAACGGACGCTGGTGCGCccatgttggaaaaaaatgcAGCGAAAGTTCCCTTTTTGgatggtagataaaacatgataacgtgtcctctagggtgcccttccagtggacaagACGTGGTGGATCTCCTCTCTTAACTACGAATACATCACGACTTTCTGCGTGTGGGTGTATGAAGTATGATGATACTTCATCTGTAAAACTTAAACCAGCAAATGTCTGGCATTTTTACATGATAGCTGACTACATCCAGTGACTGATTATCAAAACTGGAATCCTTTACTTACTtgatgaatcaattaatcaacGAATTAAAGCATtgcattataataataataataatacattttatttgtacagcgcttttaaaaactctcaaagacactttacaagaatagaatacatacaagaatacataaaatcaagtgcattaGTATTTATTGATAACTATGCATCTAATTATGAAAACAACGTACCTGGAAGAAAGTTGTAATGTCTTTTTAGCTGCCAGCTCAGTCTACATCTGCAGCACTGGAGCCCAGCAGTGAACAAATACCTTCCCTGTGAACGAAAGCGACAATGTTATGAAGTCAACACAAAGTATCACTGACAGCACTTGGTTTTGCTGGTTATATCTTACCCAAATCATCCTGCTAAATGTCCGAAAGGCTCTTACATCgatgtgttttttataattCAAGCTTTACACTCAGGACCAGTCCGAGCTTCAGAGGAACCACTGTGGAGCGACATTGCTGTCAAAAGATGTCAGCCCACTTGTAATAGCGGCAACATGACGATAAGAAAACAAGGAGACTTATAGCTACAGCCAGCGAGTAAATACTGAAGGTATCCGGGaataaagtattaaaatgtcctacaaaacaacataatttgTGCTGTTAAATGTCACGCTTTTATAAGGCGCAACTCCAAAATACGTCCCTAGAAAACAAGCGTGTCCGGCTTATGTTTTCCGGCATCGAAACAAAAATGTCCCCGTCAGTGTTagcaaatgtaaaattgttTCATACAAGTTCATAAAATTATCCATCAATTATTTATTagattaacataaaataaaatcgCGTATTTTGTCCTTAATACGCTTCAGTGTCACGTTAAGCGTCTGTTAAGCCGAAGTCGGTCAAATTAAACCAACGGACAAGCTGCTACTTCCGGATGACGCACTTCCTTTAAGTATCGGCTGCGGGGAAAACAACATCGAAAGGACCCCAGCCCCGAGTGAAAAACACCGAATATCGTGCGTCTTTACCAACTGTTACCACCTGCGACGTCTTCACTGTAACACCTAACTTCTTACACACAAAATGGTAAGAAGGCAAACCTTTAAAATcgtttgtttttacttttatcacGTCGTATAACAggttagcatgttgtgctagCATTAGCAGTAGTTGACATGTGGCTCGGTGAAGCGCTGCTCCgctctggtgttgtgtttagtattcacatttaaaacatttgtcaCCCCTGAAAGAGATGCAGTTGAAATAATATGTGTATGAGCTACAACCtatactttctttttcttgttttcctgaAAGTTAGCTTATTTGTATACGATCCACATGGTTTGCTAAGTTCTTAATGTCTGATCGGAGTTGAGTTTCTTACGTCGTCAAGTCCTTAAAGTGCAGCTTTGGCACTGGTGGTCATTACATTTCATCCAGTGTAGATCCATTTACAGTGCCTAGACATTTAGCTATTGAATAATAATAGGTCGCTAAGTTTTGccttaaattaattaatttaaattcacTCTGTCGGCATGTGAGAGCCGAGCGGAATTGTTTTTCACTACAACAATAATGAACAGATGGATTTCTCCAGGGTTGCAGTTAGCACTATCtgttattgattgatttgtcaatatttgatttcttttaccCCAAAGTGACGCCTTCAGATAGCTTGTCTGTCCAATCTTTaatcccaaaatcaaaaactttgaatttataataaaatcaaacacaGGAATGTATAAAATCCTCTCAAcgtagaagctggaaccaaataatttttggcatttttgtttgaaaagtgactgaaattattaaataataagtAAGAAATGTGTTGTCACATTGGCACATTAGTGAATTAATCTAGATGgatttgttaaataaaagatgttTAATACCAAAAATGACTTCTATTTGACTGATTGGATGTCAATTTTCACTCTTAAGCAGACTGTATTTTGGTCCTGGAAACTGTAggtgtgtgatgtttttatacTTCACAATCGGGGTGAATTAaattgcatgtgtgttttttgttttgtagccCCAGAACGAGCACATTGAGTTACACCGTAAGCGGCATGGCTACCGCCTGGACCAccatgagaagaaaaggaagaaggagagCCGTGAGGTTCATGAGCGGTCCCACAAAGCCAGGAAGTTGATCGGTTTGAAGGCCAAACTGTACCACAAACAGAGACATGCAGAGAAGATCCAGATGAAGAAGACGTGAGTATAAACAGAGGGAAAATGttggctgtttttaaaaaaacaaactatggGAATTGCCTCCAACAATTCTGACTTGTATCTTTGCAGCATCAAAATGCATGAACAGAGGAAGACCAAGCAGAAGAACGATGATAAGACCCCAGAGGGAGCAGTGCCAGCCTACCTGCTGGACAGAGAGGGACAGTCCCGGGCTAAGGTCCTCTCCAACATGATcaaacagaagaggaaagagaaggCTGTAAGTATCTAATCATCTGCAGCCCCTTTATCtataacatttttcatttgttaattttatAGTAATGATATAGATGTTTGGGGGAAAACATTAATTGGTTTCTAATCActaatgtgtgtaatgtgttcTGCAGGGCAAATGGGAGGTGCCCCTGCCAAAGGTGCGTGCCcagggagagacagaagtgCTTAAAGTCATCAAAActggaaagagacaaaagaaagcCTGGAAGAGAATGGTCACCAAAGTTTGCTTCGTCGGCGACGGCTTCACCCGTAAACCTCCAAAGTATGAGCGTTTCATCAGACCCATGGTAAGATtgcttttaaatgtcatgttcTTATACacagcacatttttttgtgtacatttaGGATTAAAGTTGAAGCTGAATTGTTGAATTTTGTTTCACATCAATGAACTCCTTAATGACCTCCCTCTCTTTATTCTTCTTTAGGGTTTGCGTTTTAAGAAGGCTCACGTCACACATCCCGAGCTTAAGGCCACATTCTGCCTGCCCATCCTCGGAGTGAAGAAGAACCCCTCGTCACCCCTCTACACCTCACTGGGAGTCATCACAAAAGGAACAGTGGTAGAGGTCAATGTCAGCGAGCTGGGCTTGGTTACACAAGGAGGAAAGGTTATCTGGGGTGAGTACTCATCAATCGATTGGTCTGTGTAGTTACACGCTCTTCAGTAATGTGTCTTTCACATACATTTGGAGCTGATTCAGTAACATTTGTGTAAACAATAAAACTCAGTTTCCATTTTCCGGTTAGAGGGTTA
This portion of the Pagrus major chromosome 12, Pma_NU_1.0 genome encodes:
- the gfm2 gene encoding ribosome-releasing factor 2, mitochondrial — encoded protein: MIWGRYLFTAGLQCCRCRLSWQLKRHYNFLPDDVKSLRAVVNPDISKIRNIGIMAHIDAGKTTTTERMLYYSGYTRALGDVDDGDTVTDFMAQERERGITIQSAAVTFDWKSYRINLIDTPGHVDFTLEVERALRVLDGAVAVFDASAGVEAQTLTVWRQAEKHHVPCVCFLNKMDKPAANLSFSLESIRQKLKANPVLLQIPVGSGKSFSGVVDLLTNQKLIWKLGSLGDDGRMFESKPLDQSDEPEVLQEVNEARTALIEQVADLDDEFAELLLTDFSDNFDAVPSIRLQEAVRRVTLARKGVPVLCGSSLKNKGVQPLLDAISAYLPAPNERHHDLVRWYKDDLCALAFKVLHDKQRGPLVFLRIYSGTLKPQSAVHNINRNSIERMSRLLVPFADQHVEIPSMTAGNIALTVGLKQTVTGDTIVSSKASAAAAARRAQNDGGAGKKRGEHASVILSGVEVPDPVFFCTIEPPTMAKQADLENALNCLQREDPSLKVRVDPDSGQTILCGMGELHIEIIHDRIRREYGIETHLGPLQVAYRETILHEVSTTDTLDRTVGERRHVVTVELTVRPVDILSSSGSCEVDLTEELEGQLSPELKEAVENGVHSSYLQGPLLGYPLLGVSTLIQRVNIEPGTSAAMVSACVSRCMFKAMKQAGSQVLEPLMSLEVTVGEEHLSAVLGDLAQRRGTIQDIQSRHDNKVLLANVPLAEMRGYSTILRTLTSGNATFSLELDAYDAMNPQDQNILLKRLSGLL
- the nsa2 gene encoding ribosome biogenesis protein NSA2 homolog — its product is MPQNEHIELHRKRHGYRLDHHEKKRKKESREVHERSHKARKLIGLKAKLYHKQRHAEKIQMKKTIKMHEQRKTKQKNDDKTPEGAVPAYLLDREGQSRAKVLSNMIKQKRKEKAGKWEVPLPKVRAQGETEVLKVIKTGKRQKKAWKRMVTKVCFVGDGFTRKPPKYERFIRPMGLRFKKAHVTHPELKATFCLPILGVKKNPSSPLYTSLGVITKGTVVEVNVSELGLVTQGGKVIWGKYAQVTNNPENDGCINAVLLV